One window of Papaver somniferum cultivar HN1 chromosome 9, ASM357369v1, whole genome shotgun sequence genomic DNA carries:
- the LOC113308673 gene encoding protein N-lysine methyltransferase METTL21A-like isoform X2, translated as MSLREKSEGNQIMKKEKEEEDDVVCLDASFFMNDNYELTTFTFGSLELQLLCLQSASTDYDLTGQMVWPGCVLLNNYLSQKPHVVQGCSVIELGSGVGVTGILCSRFCREVLLTDHNDEVVKIMKKNIELNTSTGSPDCCAGLAAEKLEWGNADQISQILQKYPRGFDLVLGADICFQQSSIPPLFNTVEKLLQLRGKDNCKFILGYVSRAKTGYRGSCQTWNACK; from the exons ATGTCTTTGAGAGAGAAGTCGGAAGGAAATCAAATTATgaagaaggagaaagaagaagaggacgaTGTTGTTTGCTTGGATGCGTCTTTCTTCATGAATGACAA TTACGAGCTTACCACTTTCACCTTTGGGTCTTTAGAACTTCAGCTACTGTGTCTTCAATCAGCTTCAA CTGATTATGATCTTACTGGTCAAATGGTCTGGCCAGGTTGTGTGCTGTTGAACAATTACCTCTCACAAAAACCTCATGTTGTCCAAGGATGTTCAGTTATTGAACTGGGTTCTGGTGTTG GTGTGACTGGTATATTGTGCAGCAGATTTTGTCGAGAGGTTCTTTTAACTGATCATAATGACGAAGTAGTCAAG ATCATGAAGAAAAATATAGAATTGAATACATCCACTGGAAGCCCTGACTGTTGTGCTG GATTGGCAGCTGAGAAGCTAGAGTGGGGAAATGCTGATCAAATCAGCCAAATCTTACAAAAATATCCTAGAGGATTCGATTTGGTTCTTGGAGCTGACATTT GCTTTCAACAATCTAGCATTCCCCCGCTTTTCAACACAGTGGAAAAGCTACTTCAACTACGAGGAAAAGACAACTGCAAATTCATTCTGGGCTATGTATCTCGGGCTAAGAC TGGTTATAGAGGAAGCTGTCAAACATGGAATGCTTGTAAATGA
- the LOC113308673 gene encoding protein N-lysine methyltransferase METTL21A-like isoform X1 encodes MSLREKSEGNQIMKKEKEEEDDVVCLDASFFMNDNYELTTFTFGSLELQLLCLQSASTDYDLTGQMVWPGCVLLNNYLSQKPHVVQGCSVIELGSGVGVTGILCSRFCREVLLTDHNDEVVKIMKKNIELNTSTGSPDCCAGLAAEKLEWGNADQISQILQKYPRGFDLVLGADICFQQSSIPPLFNTVEKLLQLRGKDNCKFILGYVSRAKTMDAVVIEEAVKHGMLVNEVIGTRSVVRNYEGVIYEITLK; translated from the exons ATGTCTTTGAGAGAGAAGTCGGAAGGAAATCAAATTATgaagaaggagaaagaagaagaggacgaTGTTGTTTGCTTGGATGCGTCTTTCTTCATGAATGACAA TTACGAGCTTACCACTTTCACCTTTGGGTCTTTAGAACTTCAGCTACTGTGTCTTCAATCAGCTTCAA CTGATTATGATCTTACTGGTCAAATGGTCTGGCCAGGTTGTGTGCTGTTGAACAATTACCTCTCACAAAAACCTCATGTTGTCCAAGGATGTTCAGTTATTGAACTGGGTTCTGGTGTTG GTGTGACTGGTATATTGTGCAGCAGATTTTGTCGAGAGGTTCTTTTAACTGATCATAATGACGAAGTAGTCAAG ATCATGAAGAAAAATATAGAATTGAATACATCCACTGGAAGCCCTGACTGTTGTGCTG GATTGGCAGCTGAGAAGCTAGAGTGGGGAAATGCTGATCAAATCAGCCAAATCTTACAAAAATATCCTAGAGGATTCGATTTGGTTCTTGGAGCTGACATTT GCTTTCAACAATCTAGCATTCCCCCGCTTTTCAACACAGTGGAAAAGCTACTTCAACTACGAGGAAAAGACAACTGCAAATTCATTCTGGGCTATGTATCTCGGGCTAAGAC GATGGATGCAGTGGTTATAGAGGAAGCTGTCAAACATGGAATGCTTGTAAATGAAGTAATTGGGACCCGGTCTGTGGTTCGGAATTATGAGGGAGTCATCTATGAGATAACTCTCAAATAA
- the LOC113307761 gene encoding Holliday junction resolvase MOC1, chloroplastic-like, protein MVQIIPTQTLSSPTFIINKISATISTKIPIFSSKSRLFSDSSVDLNGTGNRRDRVLRVSSKVKDKVSSAELKEKWLTSLSTPLHDESECNDKRLVEWMIGVDPDVSGALALLRSDDFGCSAQVFDSPHVRLLVGKTMRRRLDTRSIVQLLRSFDAPPGTTAYIEQSTPFPTDGKQGWWSGGFGYGIWTGVLVASGFSVVPVSSLMWKNHFELAGSRLSKDDSRKAASTLFPSLSSQLTRKKDHGRAEALLIAAYGKGLVLKSEELFKPEALLPKSEECLLESDAILMKAG, encoded by the exons ATGGTTCAAATTATTCCTACACAAACCTTATCTTCACCAACATTTATAATAAACAAAATTTCTGCTACTATCAGTACAAAGATTCCAATATTTTCTTCTAAATCGAGGCTTTTTTCCGATTCTTCTGTCGATCTTAACGGTACTGGAAATCGTAGAGATAGGGTATTGAGAGTTAGTTCTAAGGTTAAGGATAAAGTTTCTAGTGCTGAGCTTAAAGAAAAATGGTTAACTTCTTTGTCTACTCCTTTACATGACGAGTCTGAGTGTAATGATAAGAGATTAGTGGAGTGGATGATTGGGGTTGATCCTGATGTTTCTGGAGCTTTGGCATTGTTAAGAAGTGATGATTTTGGTTGCTCTGCTCAG GTTTTTGATAGTCCTCATGTGCGATTGTTGGTTGGCAAAACCATGCGAAGACGTTTAGATACAAGATCTATCGTTCAGTTGCTACGTAGCTTTGATGCTCCACCAG GAACAACTGCCTATATTGAGCAATCAACCCCTTTTCCTACAGATGGGAAACAG GGATGGTGGAGTGGAGGATTTGGATATGGGATATGGACTGGGGTCTTAGTAGCCTCCGGATTTTCTGTTGTTCCGGTGTCTTCTCTCATGTGGAAGAATCACTTTGAACTTGCAGGAAGCCGTCTGAGTAAG GATGATAGCAGAAAGGCTGCATCAACACTATTTCCATCTCTGAGTTCCCAGTTGACGAGGAAGAAAGATCATG GTCGAGCTGAGGCTCTTCTCATTGCTGCATATGGTAAAGGCCTTGTACTGAAATCTGAAGAACTTTTCAAACCTGAAGCCCTTTTACCAAAATCCGAAGAATGTCTTTTAGAGTCGGATGCCATTTTAATGAAAGCTGGATAA